A genomic segment from Pelobates fuscus isolate aPelFus1 chromosome 7, aPelFus1.pri, whole genome shotgun sequence encodes:
- the CCDC51 gene encoding mitochondrial potassium channel, protein MYTCLIHTECCGNVFHHQELLFMMRSFGSFPVVKFAMRPTHKTSLLLGHRIQVFQLRTHSSAAKLPDVQPPHEDTDTSPIQRFKEVGKTVGKTVVQQVSATAKKWWDRYEEFVGLVEIRDAQGNVAEAEKDFMVARGIVREARENVESQQLKLKEVRDRLDRVSREDVQYLELATLEHKLLQEEKRLRTSYVNAEEGEREKFALFSASVRESHEKERTRAERTKNWSVIGSVLGAVIGVMGSTYINRVRLQELKNLLLEAQKGPISLQQAIHEHASIQESQQKDLGDLIVVLKNMVSSTSVPTQDLNAELSDKQAGAGIAVDAILKAVKEHMAYTKESGKYLESLQHNYTHLEKVVDRVANDLHNVKSKVNAQPVERTILSSTQNNENQGDQIHNMILELAETEQRLETHINRNSIYSTALTCTVFALTMPLLYILLKGN, encoded by the exons ATGTACACCTGCCTTATTCACActgaatg ttgcGGAAACGTTTTTCACCATCAGGAGTTGTTGTTTATGATGAGATCCTTCGGTTCTTTTCCAGTTGTGAAGTTTGCCATGAGGCCCACCCACAAGACAAGCTTACTTCTAGGCCATAGAATCCAGGTTTTTCAATTAAGGACTCACAGTTCGGCTGCTAAATTGCCTGATGTTCAACCCCCACATGAAGACACAGATACCAGCCCAATACAGAGATTTAAGGAAGTGGGAAAAACTGTAGGCAAAACTGTTGTGCAGCAAGTCTCTGCGACAGCCAAAAAGTGGTGGGACCGGTACGAAGAGTTTGTGGGACTGGTGGAGATTCGAGATGCCCAAGGGAATGTAGCTGAG GCAGAGAAGGATTTCATGGTTGCCCGTGGCATAGTAAGAGAAGCTCGTGAAAATGTGGAGTCCCAGCAGCTCAAACTGAAGGAAGTGCGTGATCGTTTGGATAGAGTTTCCCGAGAAGATGTGCAGTATTTGGAGCTGGCAACTCTAGAACACAAATTGCTACag GAAGAAAAGCGTCTGAGAACCTCCTATGTCAATGCAGAAGAGGGTGAACGGGAAAAATTTGCACTCTTTTCTGCCTCTGTGAGAGAGAGTCATGAGAAAGAACGGACCAGGGCAGAGAGAACTAAGAATTGGTCTGTTATTGGGTCTGTATTAGGTGCTGTTATTGGCGTCATGGGATCAACTTACATTAACAGGGTCAGGCTGCAAGAGTTAAAGAATTTACTTCTAGAAGCACAGAAGGGACCAATTAGTTTGCAGCAGGCCATCCACGAGCATGCCTCTATACAGGAATCCCAGCAAAAGGACCTTGGTGATCTTATTGTAGTTTTGAAAAATATGGTGTCCTCTACCTCTGTGCCAACACAAGACTTGAATGCAGAACTTTCTGATAAGCAGGCTGGAGCTGGTATTGCTGTGGATGCAATTTTAAAGGCAGTGAAAGAACACATGGCTTACACAAAGGAATCTGGAAAATACCTGGAGAGCTTGCAGCACAATTATACCCACCTAGAAAAGGTGGTTGACAGGGTTGCAAACGATCTACACAATGTAAAGTCAAAGGTTAATGCTCAACCAGTGGAAAGGACCATTCTTTCATCTACTCAGAACAATGAGAACCAGGGAGACCAAATACATAATATGATTCTAGAATTAGCGGAGACTGAGCAGAGGCTGGAAACGCACATCAACCGAAATTCAATTTACAGCACAGCTTTAACATGTACTGTATTTGCATTGACTATGCCCCTATTGTACATTTTATTAAAAGGAAACTAG